One region of Vitis vinifera cultivar Pinot Noir 40024 chromosome 1, ASM3070453v1 genomic DNA includes:
- the LOC100255784 gene encoding glutaredoxin-C1 — protein MYYHHSESWGYYTAAAAAAAAARVMADPLERVARLASENAVVIFSLSSCCMCHAVKRLFCGMGVNPTVYELDQDPRGKEIERALMRLLGNSPAVPVVFIGGKLVGSMDSVMASHINGTLVPLLKEAGALWL, from the coding sequence ATGTACTACCACCACTCCGAATCTTGGGGATACTATACGGCGGCAGCGGCAGCGGCAGCGGCGGCGAGAGTCATGGCGGATCCGCTGGAGCGAGTGGCGAGGCTGGCGTCGGAGAATGCGGTGGTGATCTTCAGCCTCAGCTCCTGCTGCATGTGCCATGCCGTGAAGAGGCTCTTCTGCGGAATGGGCGTGAACCCGACTGTGTACGAGCTGGACCAGGACCCCAGAGGGAAGGAGATTGAGCGGGCGTTGATGAGGCTGCTGGGGAACTCTCCGGCGGTGCCTGTGGTGTTCATCGGGGGGAAGCTCGTGGGGTCAATGGACAGTGTCATGGCTTCACATATCAATGGGACTCTGGTCCCTCTCCTCAAGGAAGCCGGAGCTCTCTGGCTCTGA